CGGAGCGGCGAGTCTCGGAAGTGGCGCCGACGAGGCATTCGTCTTCCACGTGGACACCCAGGGCAGGGGCCTGGATGCGGTGACGTGGGGCGGCGCTGGGTTCGACAGCGGCCATGGCGTGGGTGTTGCAGGCGACGGCACGGTCGTGCTCGCGGCGACCACGAACCCGCCGGGGCCACCGTTCACATTGCTCGATACATCGGGGAAGGTGTCCAGTGTCGGTGGCGCCGTTGCGGTCGCCGGCGGCAGTCTCGCTGATGCACCAGGCCTTGCGGCCGATGCAGGCGCGCTCGTTATCAATTCGACTGGTGGCACCAGCTACGCCGGGAATTCCGAGACGGCGCTCGTGAAGTTCTTCGGGGCCTCGAAGAAGTAGGGCAGTCGTTGCCAACAGCGGCCACGTCTTCGAACCGGCCGCGGGTACGGATCAGGACCCGGGTAGCCGGCCTGTTTCGCGCCCTGTACTGAGCACCTACTGAAAGCGCGTTGATGCTGGGCGCGTGCGGCTCGGGGCGGCGCGTACCCCAGCTACTGCATCTTTGCCCGCTGGTGGAGGTCGGTGCCTGCCGGGGAGCGGACGGCAAACTGGCGCGAGATTGAGCGGCCTCGCGCGGGCAGACGGAGCGGTTCCGACGCGCCGCGTGACAGCGAGGGCCATTCCGTTCTGGCTGGCCCGTTATGAGAGTAAAACGAATGCCATGTCAGCTACAAACCACCGTTCGACCCGGGTGCTGATCGTCGAAGACGAGGAGGACTGCCGCATGACCCTGGCGCTGCTGATGTCCATGCACGGCTTCGAGGTGCGCGCAAGTGCGAGCGGCCGGGAGGCGATCGCCATCGCAGAAGAGTTCCTGCCCGAAGTAGTCTTCCTCGACCTCGGGATGCCCTTGATGGACGGCTACGAGACGGCGGCCGCGCTGAGAATGAATGCTCGCACGATGCAAGCTCGAATCGTTGCACTGACGGGCTACGGAGCTGAGCGCGAAATGGAACTCGCTGCGGCAGCTGGCTTCGACTTGTACCTGGTCAAGCCAGCAGCATTGGCAGATCTTCTCGCCGCCGTATCGCAACCCTTGCCGACAATGCTCGCCTGAGCCGCGTCCAAGCTGCGCCCGTTACGCAGCTCGCAACGACGGTGGCAGTCGCATGGACCTGCCTCAGCAACGAACTACGGACTACGAATCCGCCGGTCCCAGTGACCTCATCGGGTGAGTCGCTCTAGGTGCAGAGGTCCGCTTCGGCGGCTAGCAAATATCGCCCGATCGATTGCTCCTTGCCCGGCACAGCCCGGCAGAGGCTCTGATCACCACGGCCCCTCCCACCGCCGGACCGCGCCCGGTGGCTTAGACGGCCGAGAGGCTCTCAAGTCTTGGGCTTCAAAAAGTCGCAGGCGCGATCCGTTGCTCTCGGCGCGCCTCACGAGGACGCTCTTTCCGATGAGTCACACGCCTTGTTGCCTTGGCTATGCTGGCACGGTGGCGTACACCTGTGAAATCGAACTCAGGCCGGATCATGTCCGCGCCGCCATTGCCGGATCCGGCACCGTGGAGGAATTCATCAGCATGGTCCAGTGGCTCGGAGCGAGGAGCGTCACTTGGCGCTCCTCGGTGCTGCTCGTGGATCTTCGGGGAGTCGAGACGGTCTACACGTTCACTGAGCAGTTGATGATCGGACGCGCGGTGGGCGTGAACCTGCGCCACTTACGCAGGCACGCTGCCGTTGTGCGGGCGGAGCGCATCACGCACGTGGGCGAGAAGGCAGCGCAGCACGAAGGCAGCCCCCTTCGCGTGTTCGCCGACGAAAAGGAGGCGGCGGCCTGGCTGTTCGAGACGGATTAGGCAGTTACGCCGCTGGCCAGGGTTGGCTAGATGGAGACGTGTTCAGATTGGCGGATGTTGAGCCGGCGGTTCGCCCGACGCATGACGATGCACGCCTGCTTCAATGCGCTCTAGTCGTTTGACCGCCGGATTGTTCATCCATGGTGGTTCCGGCCCCGAACTACGAATCGGTTCAGAGCAGCGGGGAAGTGCGGTTAGACGGAGGCGGTGGCTGCCAAGGTCCGCGCCTGGAGCGGCTGCGCGACGCCAGCTTGCACAGTCCGCCAGCTAATCCGCCTGAAGGACGATGATCTGCGAAGTCGATCGGCTAGGGTTTGACGCCGTCGCAGCGCTCACGATACCCTTTCCGCATTGCGGGGACAGGCGATGGCGATCACAAACGCTCAGCTCACCGAGCTCCTAGAGGGCATGGCCCGCACGCACATTGCCTTGCTGAGGGCAACCCTCGATCATCACCCGACGCTGCGACTGGTCGTTCCGGCGCTGCAACGCGAGGCTCAAATCACCGGGGGTGCTTCTCAGCCGATATCTTTGGGGAACGTCTACGCACGCATGATGCTGAATGCAGGCGCCGTACCGCCCCCGGACCAGCAGTCCATTGAGTACTTCGCGAAGGAGCTGGACAAACTCACGGGCGCGTAGGCCCGACACCTCACGAGTTCAGGTGGGTTCCTCGACCATGGCGCTTCCCCACGCTCAAACGTCGGCGCTTCTGGGGCTTGCGGAGCGGCGCGTCATCGAAGCCGAGATGCGCGTTACCAGAATGCGGCAGCTGGTCCTCTCCC
The sequence above is a segment of the Ramlibacter henchirensis genome. Coding sequences within it:
- a CDS encoding response regulator, encoding MSATNHRSTRVLIVEDEEDCRMTLALLMSMHGFEVRASASGREAIAIAEEFLPEVVFLDLGMPLMDGYETAAALRMNARTMQARIVALTGYGAEREMELAAAAGFDLYLVKPAALADLLAAVSQPLPTMLA
- a CDS encoding STAS/SEC14 domain-containing protein, which translates into the protein MAYTCEIELRPDHVRAAIAGSGTVEEFISMVQWLGARSVTWRSSVLLVDLRGVETVYTFTEQLMIGRAVGVNLRHLRRHAAVVRAERITHVGEKAAQHEGSPLRVFADEKEAAAWLFETD